A region of Mesorhizobium sp. AR02 DNA encodes the following proteins:
- a CDS encoding septal ring lytic transglycosylase RlpA family protein: MKNLNQTALVAVTIAAGLMVGASATSATAAAGQCGRASWYALHSRTASGERMNPSAMTAAHRTLPFGTKLRVTNQHNGRSVIVRINDRGPFIRGRMLDLSKGAAGQLGFISSGQTAVCVARV, translated from the coding sequence ATGAAGAACCTAAACCAGACCGCGCTTGTCGCGGTAACGATCGCTGCTGGCCTGATGGTCGGCGCTTCCGCCACTTCGGCAACCGCCGCCGCCGGCCAGTGTGGCCGCGCTTCCTGGTACGCGCTGCACTCGCGCACCGCATCGGGCGAGCGCATGAACCCTTCGGCGATGACCGCCGCCCACCGCACTCTGCCTTTCGGCACCAAATTGCGGGTCACCAACCAGCACAACGGCCGCAGCGTCATCGTGCGCATTAACGATCGTGGTCCTTTCATCAGGGGTCGCATGCTCGATCTGTCGAAGGGCGCCGCCGGACAGCTTGGCTTCATCAGCTCCGGCCAGACCGCTGTCTGCGTGGCGCGCGTCTGA